In Lineus longissimus chromosome 13, tnLinLong1.2, whole genome shotgun sequence, one genomic interval encodes:
- the LOC135498053 gene encoding xylulose kinase-like, with protein MAGSDVAKLFLGVEISTQQVKVIAVDNELSIVYENAVKYDTELPHYGTHGGAHIHEDNHTVTAPTLMWVEAVDLVLSKMKNDGFDFSKVVALSGTGQQHGSVYWKRGAVDILSNMEPEKSLKVQLQECFSVADSPIWMDSSTTAICHQLEESVGGAQRLASLSGSIGVERFTGPQIAKISRNKPDAYHDTERISLVSSFGASLFLGAYAGIDFADCSGMNLLNIHKKQWEQGCVDFCGAGLVEKLGDPIPSYQNLGPISRYFVDRYKFHKDCAVIAFTGDNPASLAGMRLEEGDIIVTLGTSDCAFVWLREPRPSHYTNICCNPVVRDDYFAMIVFKNGSLTRERIRDECAEASWDRFEELLKQTPKGNDGNIGFYYDVEEIIPSNAKGVHRFDATGKKVGSFSNATEIRALIEGQFLAKRLHAENSGFKIEPNTRILATGGASANKAILQVLADVFNAPVFTLDVANSACLGCAYRAKHGLLGGEKFAFVDIVKNAPGMVLAVAPSPGAYEVYTPMVAMYRKLETIVSQS; from the exons ATGGCGGGTTCGGATGTCGCCAAACTTTTTCTTGGGGTTGAAATTAGCACGCAGCAg GTGAAGGTGATTGCTGTGGACAATGAGCTGAGCATTGTCTATGAAAATGCGGTGAAATACGACACAGAACTTCCTCACTATGG GACCCATGGTGGTGCACATATTCATGAGGACAACCACACCGTGACGGCACCAACTCTGATGTGGGTTGAG GCTGTTGACCTCGTCCTCAGTAAGATGAAGAACGATGGATTCGACTTCTCCAAGGTTGTGGCCCTGTCTGGTACTGGCCAG CAACATGGTAGTGTGTACTGGAAGCGTGGGGCCGTCGACATCCTTTCAAACATGGAGCCAGAGAAAAGCCTCAAAGTGCAGTTACAG GAATGTTTCAGTGTTGCTGACTCACCCATCTGGATGGACTCCAGCACCACAGCCATTTGCCACCAGCTGGAGGAATCGGTCGGTGGAGCACAG CGACTGGCTTCACTCTCAGGGAGCATTGGTGTTGAAAGATTCACTGGGCCACAGATTGCTAAGATCAGCCGTAACAAGCCAGATGCTTATCATGACACAGAG AGGATTTCGCTGGTGAGCAGTTTTGGTGCTAGTCTATTCCTTGGTGCTTACGCGGGCATTGATTTTGCTGACTGCTCCGGCATGAACCTACTCAATATTCACAAGAAGCAGTGGGAACAAGGTTGCGTAGAT TTCTGTGGTGCTGGCTTGGTTGAAAAATTAGGTGATCCTATACCGTCCTATCAGAACCTG GGTCCAATATCGCGATACTTTGTTGATCGTTACAAGTTCCACAAAGACTGTGCTGTGATTGCATTTACCGGTGATAACCCCGCATCACTCGCGGGAATGAGGCTGGAAGAGGGAGATATAATA GTGACACTTGGTACCAGTGATTGTGCTTTCGTCTGGCTTCGAGAACCTCGTCCCTCCCACTATACGAACATATGCTGCAACCCCGTGGTCAGGGATGACTACTTTGCTATGATTGT ATTCAAGAATGGTTCTTTGACGCGCGAGAGGATACGTGATGAGTGTGCTGAGGCATCATGGGATAGATTTGAAGAGTTGCTGAAGCAGACGCCGAAAGGGAATGATGGAAACATAG GTTTCTACTACGatgttgaagaaataattcCGAGTAATGCAAAGGGTGTGCACCGTTTTGATGCaactggaaaaaag gTGGGAAGTTTTTCCAATGCGACGGAGATTCGAGCCCTGATAGAAGGTCAGTTTCTTGCTAAGAGACTACATGCTGAGAATAGTGGCTTCAAGATAG AACCAAACACGAGGATCCTGGCGACAGGTGGGGCCTCAGCCAACAAAGCAATACTACAG GTGCTAGCAGATGTCTTCAATGCTCCTGTGTTTACACTGGATGTGGCCAACTCGGCCTGCCTGGGATGTGCTTACCGAGCTAAACATG GCTTGCTTGGTGGGGAGAAGTTTGCATTTGTAGATATTGTAAAGAATGCTCCCGGAATGGTGCTAGCAGTGGCCCCTAGCCCCGGGGCGTATGAG GTATACACCCCGATGGTGGCTATGTACAGGAAGCTGGAGACAATCGTGAGCCAAAGCTAG
- the LOC135497726 gene encoding uncharacterized protein LOC135497726, with product MENAKPVGEEKEQLLLRAQMDELLKERKNELTHFLSWIFTHYSLIMDKEKPTTSKGWAKVFGAGGEYGLLTSQDYKTKLHFLFNAKDYSQIQLKCATRIARNVIHKIVRTDAAKVIEKQVDDIQVVRMMPESMDDIDGPMQGKIRYIRGACVAKCLFKLGQSVRRCIGRPTERRVAYTQRSILSQLKVKEQDIFASSEFMDSLEETAFRQGPGRQLVNISDEAFKFFCDLFLLLGRTFSPERYHIFGENLLAIARNTAQENQSLMHKWFTLFDFITPHDEAEDEGMEDMFLVTLNDLYYSISYHFTRIMFKEMLFLLKEDLPRKKKQALCFRWVQRLDHKKDQPTLKATDVTELQKEVCRIIRAGEICQNEEPPPPLSSAFERPDK from the exons ATGGAGAATGCAAAACCAGTTGGGGAGGAAAAGGAGCAACTGCTTTTACGAGCTCAAATGGATGAACTTCTTAAGGAACGTAAAAATGAACTCACTCATTTCCTCAGCTGGATTTTTACTCACTATAGCCTCATCATGGATAAGGAGAAACCTACCACATCAAAGGGATGGGCAAAAGTGTTTGGGGCTGGTGGCGAATATGGTTTGCTTACATCACAGGATTACAAAACCAAGTTGCACTTTCTGTTTAATGCCAAGGATTATTCCCAGATTCAGCTCAAGTGTGCCACTAGGATAGCTCGGAACGTTATTCATAAAATTGTTCGTACAGACGCTGCTAAGGTAATAGAAAAGCAGGTGGACGACATTCAGGTGGTGAGAATGATGCCAGAATCTATGGATGACATTGATGGTCCGATGCAGGGGAAGATTCGTTATATAAGGGGTGCATGTGTAGCAAAATGTCTCTTCAAATTAGGCCAAAGTGTCCGCAGGTGTATTGGCAGGCCAACTGAGAGAAGAGTGGCGTACACGCAGAGGAGTATCTTGTCTCAGTTAAAAGTGAAAGAGCAAGACATTTTTGCTTCATCAGAATTCATGGACAGCCTTGAGGAAACTGCCTTTCGACAGGGTCCGGGTCGCCAACTGGTCAATATTTCTGATGAAGCATTTAAGTTCTTTTGTGATCTATTTCTTTTGTTAGGAAGGACATTCTCTCCAGAAAGGTACCatatttttggtgaaaatcTCCTTGCAATTGCAAGGAACACTGCTCAGGAGAATCAGAGTCTAATGCATAAGTGGTTCACTTTATTTGATTTTATTACACCACATGATGAAGCTGAAGATGAAGGGATGGAAGACATGTTCCTTGTGACACTCAATGACCTTTACTACAGCATTTCCTATCACTTCACAAGGATCATGTTCAAGGAAATGCTATTCCTCTTGAAAGAAGACCTGCCTCGCAAGAAGAAGCAAGCTCTCTGTTTCCGTTGGGTCCAAAGGCTGGATCACAAAAAAGACCAACCAACACTGAAGGCc ACTGATGTGACTGAACTTCAGAAAGAGGTGTGCAGAATCATCCGAGCAGGAGAAATCTGTCAGAATGAAGAACCACCACCCCCACTTTCCAGCGCCTTTGAACGTCCGGACAAGTAG